In Carnobacterium sp. CP1, the following are encoded in one genomic region:
- a CDS encoding ABC transporter ATP-binding protein has protein sequence MAFVEIINEYKRYQMGETTISANDGISFEIEKGEFAVIVGPSGAGKSTVLNILGGMDVADEGQIIVDGKDIADYSKKQLTGYRRDDVGFVFQFYNLVPNLTAKENVELAGEISPHALDAEKVLQDVGLGHRLNNFPAQLSGGEQQRVAIARALAKQPKLLLCDEPTGALDYETGKQVLKLLQDTCKNTGTTVIVITHNQAIAPMADRMIEINNAKVREVTLNPNPTSVADIEW, from the coding sequence ATGGCTTTCGTAGAAATAATAAATGAATACAAACGCTATCAAATGGGGGAAACTACTATTTCCGCCAATGATGGCATATCTTTCGAGATTGAAAAAGGTGAATTTGCTGTGATCGTTGGACCGAGTGGTGCCGGAAAATCGACTGTTTTGAATATTTTGGGCGGAATGGATGTTGCGGACGAAGGGCAAATCATTGTCGATGGAAAAGACATTGCTGATTACTCCAAAAAACAATTGACCGGCTATCGTCGCGATGATGTGGGCTTTGTTTTTCAATTTTATAATTTAGTACCAAATTTGACAGCCAAAGAGAACGTAGAATTAGCTGGGGAGATTTCGCCACATGCGTTAGACGCTGAAAAGGTATTACAAGATGTCGGTTTGGGCCACCGATTGAATAATTTTCCTGCTCAATTATCGGGAGGAGAACAACAAAGGGTGGCCATTGCCAGAGCGTTGGCCAAACAACCAAAATTATTGTTGTGCGACGAACCAACTGGAGCACTAGATTATGAAACCGGAAAACAAGTCTTAAAATTGTTGCAAGATACTTGTAAAAATACAGGTACGACCGTGATCGTTATTACACATAACCAAGCAATTGCTCCTATGGCGGATCGGATGATTGAAATCAACAATGCTAAAGTTCGTGAAGTTACATTAAACCCCAACCCGACATCCGTTGCGGATATTGAGTGGTGA
- a CDS encoding PepSY domain-containing protein — protein MKTGMSKKALIGATTLATSLVLAACSSGNQEDTTTTPSEASSEMMMSSDQIDSSSMMSSDSSSSMSSSSSTADSSSSSSSNTDTSSKGIENKTFDVSMEDAVNKFKDEYSDAEITSVSIDEDSNNYVYKVEGYNATNEVELEVDATTGEVMNKDTDDKDNVDDDEVLDLAGLVSPQEAMKAALDKVGSGYAKEWGIDSKNGTIYYEIDVEGSDSANDDVHIDAKTGEFLEFD, from the coding sequence ATGAAAACAGGTATGAGCAAAAAAGCTTTGATTGGTGCAACAACTTTAGCAACTTCTTTAGTTTTAGCAGCATGCAGCAGCGGAAATCAAGAGGACACGACAACTACGCCAAGCGAAGCTTCTTCAGAGATGATGATGTCAAGCGATCAAATTGACAGTTCCAGCATGATGTCATCGGACTCCAGTTCTTCAATGAGCTCTAGTTCCAGCACTGCAGATTCTAGTTCTTCTAGCTCTAGTAATACGGATACCTCATCTAAAGGCATCGAAAACAAAACGTTTGATGTCAGTATGGAAGATGCTGTGAATAAATTTAAAGATGAATACTCAGATGCGGAAATCACATCTGTCAGCATAGATGAGGATTCAAACAATTATGTTTATAAAGTTGAAGGTTATAATGCAACGAACGAGGTAGAATTAGAAGTTGACGCTACCACCGGAGAAGTGATGAATAAAGACACAGACGATAAAGATAATGTCGATGATGATGAAGTCTTAGACTTAGCCGGACTGGTTTCACCGCAAGAAGCGATGAAAGCGGCATTGGATAAAGTCGGCAGCGGATACGCCAAAGAATGGGGTATCGATAGCAAGAATGGAACAATCTATTATGAAATAGACGTCGAAGGCAGCGACAGTGCGAATGATGATGTTCATATCGATGCTAAAACAGGAGAGTTTCTTGAATTTGACTAG
- a CDS encoding amino acid permease: MNYFRKKPMPLIGEKTSELKKDLKTMDLILLGLGAIVGTGIFVITGTAAANTAGPALIVSFVIAAFSCVLSALCYAEFASRVPVAGGAYSYVYTIFGELAGWLVGWLMICQYLLANASVASGWSGYVNGFLDGIGLGLPMALRASYNAATGSYIDLIAVLVTLGVSYLVVQGAKKALRLNNLMVIVKFSLIALFVIVGVFYVKPENWTPFAPFGMKGVVSGAAFVFFAFLGFDSVSTAAEETKNPQRDVPRGIIGSLGIATLLYIGVTLVLTGLVPFAQLNVKDPVAFAMRFIGQDVIAGMISVGAILTLLTVLISMTYGLARLIYAISRDGLLPEKLSEVDEKSHSPKNATATAGVISAVLAGFVPLERLAELTNIVTLMVFIIIAAGIIQLRKEFGQPDEKEFKVPLVPFLPVLSIAVCLYLMIQLSLSVWLAFGAWLIVGFVFYVAYGHNHSKLNL; encoded by the coding sequence ATGAATTATTTTAGAAAAAAACCGATGCCGCTAATAGGAGAAAAAACATCGGAATTGAAAAAAGACCTAAAAACAATGGATTTGATTTTACTTGGATTAGGAGCCATTGTTGGAACAGGCATCTTTGTGATCACAGGAACAGCAGCAGCAAATACAGCAGGACCGGCTTTGATCGTATCGTTTGTGATCGCTGCTTTTTCTTGCGTGTTATCTGCCCTTTGCTACGCTGAATTTGCTTCACGCGTTCCAGTTGCCGGAGGAGCCTACTCTTACGTTTACACCATTTTTGGAGAATTGGCGGGCTGGTTAGTCGGTTGGCTGATGATTTGCCAATATCTATTGGCTAATGCATCCGTTGCTTCTGGCTGGTCGGGCTATGTAAATGGCTTTTTAGATGGGATCGGACTAGGATTGCCGATGGCTTTACGCGCTTCCTATAATGCAGCAACCGGTTCTTATATCGATTTGATCGCGGTTTTAGTTACCTTAGGAGTATCGTATTTAGTGGTTCAAGGGGCTAAAAAAGCGCTCAGGTTAAACAACTTAATGGTCATTGTGAAGTTTTCATTGATTGCTTTGTTTGTGATCGTCGGCGTCTTTTATGTCAAACCTGAAAATTGGACGCCTTTTGCGCCTTTTGGAATGAAAGGGGTCGTTTCGGGTGCAGCATTTGTCTTTTTTGCTTTTCTGGGTTTTGATTCCGTCAGTACAGCTGCGGAAGAAACCAAGAACCCGCAACGCGATGTGCCTCGAGGCATTATCGGTTCTTTAGGGATCGCCACCTTATTGTACATAGGGGTGACTCTAGTGCTTACGGGGTTGGTTCCTTTTGCACAATTAAATGTAAAAGACCCAGTAGCTTTTGCTATGCGCTTTATCGGTCAAGATGTGATCGCCGGTATGATTTCGGTAGGCGCCATTTTGACATTGTTGACAGTATTGATTTCGATGACTTACGGATTAGCTCGTTTGATTTACGCCATTAGTCGTGATGGCCTGCTGCCGGAAAAACTAAGCGAAGTAGATGAGAAATCGCATAGTCCTAAAAATGCTACCGCTACGGCGGGAGTCATTTCGGCCGTTTTAGCAGGATTTGTTCCTCTCGAACGATTAGCCGAATTAACCAATATTGTCACGTTGATGGTTTTTATCATCATTGCGGCCGGTATTATTCAATTGCGTAAAGAGTTTGGTCAACCCGATGAAAAAGAATTTAAAGTTCCGTTAGTGCCATTCTTGCCGGTATTGTCTATTGCCGTCTGTCTGTACCTCATGATTCAGTTGTCTTTATCTGTCTGGTTGGCTTTTGGAGCCTGGTTGATCGTTGGCTTTGTTTTCTATGTGGCTTATGGGCACAACCACAGCAAATTAAATCTTTAA
- a CDS encoding GRP family sugar transporter, with the protein MEILIALLPAIAWGSIGLVSGKLGGNAYQQTVGMTVGAFIFSIGVYVVYQPAIDMKIILAGLVSGIFWSLGQMKQFQSMQLIGVSNTLPISTGLQLIVNTLAGVLLFREWTSTRDIVLGIIAIVILIIGVRLTTVTDKSEQTTDTKSASAKKNGAMALLLSTAGYGLYTITINATGVDALAVILPQAVGMMIGAFLFSFRQEIKSKYTMRNIGTGLLWATGNIFMLISMKNVGLAISFSLSQTGIIISTLGGIWFLGETKSKREFRYVLLGCLGVIAGGILIGYIKA; encoded by the coding sequence ATGGAAATTTTAATTGCATTGTTGCCAGCTATTGCTTGGGGAAGTATTGGGTTAGTTAGTGGAAAATTAGGCGGAAATGCTTATCAGCAAACGGTCGGAATGACCGTGGGAGCGTTTATCTTTTCAATAGGAGTGTATGTTGTTTATCAACCTGCCATTGATATGAAAATTATTTTAGCAGGTTTGGTATCTGGGATATTTTGGTCTTTAGGGCAAATGAAACAGTTTCAAAGTATGCAGCTGATCGGTGTTTCTAATACGCTGCCCATTTCAACAGGTCTGCAACTGATCGTCAATACGTTGGCAGGCGTGCTGTTGTTTAGAGAATGGACCAGTACAAGAGACATAGTATTAGGAATTATAGCGATTGTTATTTTGATTATCGGTGTGCGTTTGACGACTGTAACCGATAAGTCTGAACAAACAACGGATACTAAATCTGCTTCAGCCAAAAAGAATGGTGCGATGGCCTTGCTGCTCTCAACAGCTGGTTATGGTTTATACACGATCACGATCAACGCTACCGGAGTGGATGCTTTAGCCGTTATTTTGCCGCAAGCGGTTGGGATGATGATTGGTGCTTTCTTGTTTTCTTTCCGACAAGAGATAAAAAGCAAGTACACGATGCGCAACATCGGGACTGGTTTGTTGTGGGCAACAGGGAATATATTTATGCTGATTTCCATGAAGAATGTTGGTTTAGCTATTAGTTTCTCACTGTCTCAAACAGGAATCATCATTTCAACTTTAGGCGGCATCTGGTTTCTTGGAGAAACAAAATCGAAAAGAGAGTTCCGCTACGTTTTGCTGGGCTGTCTTGGAGTGATCGCCGGCGGCATTTTGATCGGCTACATCAAAGCTTAA
- a CDS encoding BaiN/RdsA family NAD(P)/FAD-dependent oxidoreductase, whose protein sequence is MTDYDVIVVGGGTSGMMAAISAAEHGAKVAVVEKNKTLGRKLLVTGGGRCNVTNNRDKEEIIAHIPGNGRFLYSAFHQYDNYDIMAFFRSNGVALKEEDHGRMFPITDKARTVLEALIEIMERLAITVYTDAPVDTLLFEDNKVAGLRLQDERELSAKSIVLSTGGRAMPRTGSTGDGYKWAKKAGHSLKPLYPTEVPVLSDEAFIQDKTLQGLSLRDVALSVLNKKGKKVITHQMDMIFTHFGISGPAVLRCSMFVHQTMQRDKTDFVTFSLDALPELSKGAVTQQLQGLMKNEGEKSTKNALKGLVPERYLLFALERLGVDENAPLKQMTPDQLEKFIEFLKDFRFTANGTLPIEKAFVTGGGINTKEVNPKTMESKFTSGLYFSGEILDYNGYTGGYNITGAFITGRIAGMHAAAQALENHE, encoded by the coding sequence ATGACAGATTACGATGTCATCGTAGTTGGCGGTGGAACTAGCGGTATGATGGCTGCTATCTCTGCTGCTGAACATGGTGCAAAAGTTGCCGTTGTCGAAAAAAACAAAACGCTCGGCCGTAAATTACTGGTGACCGGCGGCGGACGTTGCAACGTAACCAACAACCGCGATAAAGAAGAAATCATCGCCCATATCCCAGGAAATGGACGTTTTTTATACAGTGCTTTCCATCAATACGATAATTATGATATTATGGCCTTTTTCCGTTCGAACGGAGTCGCTTTAAAAGAAGAAGACCATGGTCGGATGTTTCCGATAACGGATAAGGCTCGGACTGTTTTAGAAGCTTTGATCGAGATCATGGAGCGATTAGCCATTACCGTTTATACCGATGCTCCGGTTGATACATTACTGTTTGAAGACAATAAAGTTGCAGGCTTGCGATTGCAAGATGAACGAGAGTTGTCGGCCAAAAGCATCGTTCTGTCAACTGGCGGACGAGCCATGCCAAGAACGGGTTCAACCGGTGACGGTTACAAATGGGCTAAAAAAGCCGGTCATAGTTTAAAACCTCTTTACCCGACAGAAGTACCCGTTTTGTCTGATGAAGCTTTTATTCAAGATAAAACCCTTCAAGGTCTTTCTTTACGGGATGTGGCTCTTAGTGTCTTAAATAAAAAAGGAAAAAAAGTCATTACCCATCAAATGGATATGATTTTCACCCACTTTGGTATTTCAGGCCCAGCAGTTTTGCGTTGTTCCATGTTTGTTCACCAAACCATGCAACGCGATAAAACAGATTTCGTCACATTTTCATTAGATGCATTGCCTGAATTATCAAAAGGCGCAGTTACTCAACAGCTGCAAGGTTTAATGAAAAATGAAGGAGAAAAAAGTACAAAAAATGCTTTAAAAGGCTTAGTGCCTGAACGGTATTTATTGTTTGCTTTGGAACGATTAGGTGTCGATGAAAATGCGCCTTTGAAACAAATGACACCCGATCAACTTGAGAAATTCATCGAGTTTTTGAAAGATTTCCGGTTTACAGCCAATGGTACGCTTCCGATCGAAAAAGCGTTCGTCACCGGAGGCGGCATCAATACAAAGGAAGTCAATCCCAAAACGATGGAAAGCAAATTTACCAGCGGTTTATATTTTTCCGGTGAAATTTTGGATTACAATGGATACACTGGTGGTTACAACATCACTGGGGCATTCATTACCGGTCGTATCGCCGGCATGCACGCTGCTGCTCAAGCTTTGGAAAATCACGAATAA
- the ybaK gene encoding Cys-tRNA(Pro) deacylase codes for MKKAKLQKTNAIRLVDKMKISYQLHEYPWDEDHLGAEAVFETLTAPKEWIFKTIVTTGDKTGIVVACIPGDSEIDLKKLAKASGNKRIALLPLSELEKTTGYIRGGCSPIGMKKLYPTYFSKRAEQMERIIVSAGKRGLQIELDPLDLQKVTSATFAEIESPHN; via the coding sequence GTGAAAAAAGCGAAACTACAAAAAACCAATGCCATTCGGTTAGTGGATAAAATGAAAATCAGCTATCAACTTCATGAATATCCTTGGGATGAAGATCATTTAGGCGCCGAAGCCGTTTTCGAAACACTGACAGCACCGAAAGAATGGATTTTTAAGACCATTGTAACGACAGGTGACAAAACTGGCATAGTCGTTGCCTGCATTCCGGGAGACAGTGAAATTGATTTGAAAAAATTAGCTAAAGCCAGCGGTAATAAACGCATAGCGCTATTGCCGTTAAGCGAATTAGAGAAAACGACCGGTTATATTCGCGGCGGGTGTTCTCCGATCGGAATGAAAAAGCTGTACCCTACTTATTTTTCAAAACGTGCTGAACAAATGGAACGTATCATTGTTTCAGCAGGCAAGCGGGGTTTACAAATCGAATTGGATCCACTCGATTTACAAAAAGTTACTTCAGCTACATTTGCAGAAATCGAAAGTCCACACAACTGA
- a CDS encoding class I SAM-dependent rRNA methyltransferase, with amino-acid sequence MEKYMLKRRATERARQGYPLLVLEDFVKEPKVSEGTVIECIDEQKKFVAVAYLAKQNKGDGWILTTQANEKIGQAFFERIFQEALDQRSIFRLNDETTAYRVFNGEGDGLGGVTVDFYADYYVFSWYSAGIYKHRDQILAAFKTVAPEIKGIYEKIRFEMKIKPATDLIFGEAAPEPLIVQENGIRYATYLDDGLMTGIFLDQRDVRQSLLENYAMGKSVLNTFSYTGAFSVAAALGGAIETTSVDLAKRSLPKTTEQFEINGLNPADQTIRVMDVFDYFKYAIRHQLAFDVVVVDPPSFARSKKRTFSAAQDYTGLLEEVIQLTKPNGIIIASTNAANVTTKKFEGFIEEAFENQGAAYSVEEKHTLPEDFKISPHFQQGDYLKVYIIRKK; translated from the coding sequence GTGGAAAAATATATGTTGAAAAGACGCGCTACTGAGCGTGCACGTCAAGGTTATCCATTATTGGTATTGGAAGATTTTGTTAAAGAACCAAAAGTTTCAGAAGGTACCGTAATAGAATGTATTGATGAACAAAAGAAATTTGTTGCAGTAGCTTATTTAGCCAAACAAAATAAAGGCGACGGCTGGATTTTAACAACCCAAGCCAATGAAAAAATCGGACAAGCTTTTTTTGAAAGAATCTTCCAAGAAGCTTTAGATCAACGTTCAATTTTCCGACTGAATGACGAAACGACTGCTTACCGCGTCTTCAATGGAGAAGGCGATGGTTTAGGCGGGGTGACAGTTGACTTCTATGCCGATTACTACGTCTTCTCATGGTACAGTGCCGGTATTTACAAACACCGCGATCAGATTTTAGCTGCTTTTAAAACGGTAGCACCGGAAATTAAAGGAATTTACGAAAAAATTCGTTTTGAAATGAAAATCAAACCAGCTACCGACCTTATTTTTGGAGAAGCTGCACCTGAGCCGTTGATCGTTCAGGAAAACGGCATTCGCTATGCAACGTATTTGGATGATGGATTAATGACTGGGATTTTCTTAGACCAGCGTGATGTGCGTCAAAGTTTGTTGGAAAATTATGCGATGGGTAAATCTGTTTTAAACACGTTCAGTTATACTGGAGCTTTTTCGGTTGCAGCAGCATTAGGCGGAGCGATTGAAACCACGAGTGTGGATTTAGCTAAACGCAGCTTGCCAAAAACAACAGAACAATTTGAAATAAATGGGTTAAACCCTGCAGACCAAACGATTCGTGTGATGGATGTATTTGATTATTTTAAATATGCTATTCGGCACCAATTAGCCTTTGATGTGGTAGTGGTAGATCCGCCAAGCTTTGCTCGTTCGAAAAAACGGACTTTCAGCGCGGCACAAGATTATACTGGTTTATTGGAAGAGGTCATTCAATTGACTAAACCAAACGGAATCATTATTGCCTCAACCAATGCGGCTAATGTCACGACTAAGAAATTTGAAGGCTTTATCGAAGAAGCTTTTGAAAATCAAGGAGCTGCTTATTCGGTAGAAGAAAAGCATACTTTGCCGGAAGATTTCAAAATCAGTCCTCATTTTCAACAAGGAGATTACTTGAAAGTTTACATTATCCGCAAAAAATAA
- a CDS encoding VanZ family protein, protein MFFLQSLFDLTENLLGDSINHFPLIELIFYSLDQALFYFIVWAIGRSLYLFIRKKKQLPIKIRREVILNLFVFYLILLIHLTVFREENSIGNVAVTLRSLDQINWTPFVHTFKLTQGVTLFDYYYNLYGNILWFIPMGFGAAYLTTKRHYFFKTLLLGSVVSFSIETMQFLFHTGVADIDDLIFNTIGTLVGLILFEACQWIFYKVKGIKKKKNQLR, encoded by the coding sequence ATGTTTTTTTTACAATCTCTTTTTGATTTAACTGAAAATTTATTGGGCGATTCGATCAACCATTTTCCTTTGATTGAACTTATTTTTTACAGCTTAGATCAAGCCCTGTTTTATTTTATTGTTTGGGCCATCGGCCGAAGCTTATATTTGTTCATTCGCAAAAAGAAACAGTTGCCGATTAAAATCCGCCGCGAAGTTATTTTGAATCTGTTTGTTTTTTATTTGATCTTATTGATTCATTTGACCGTTTTCCGAGAAGAAAACAGCATTGGAAATGTTGCAGTAACGCTTCGTTCACTCGATCAAATCAATTGGACGCCATTTGTTCATACCTTTAAATTAACTCAGGGTGTCACTTTATTTGATTATTATTATAATTTATACGGCAATATCCTTTGGTTTATTCCTATGGGATTTGGAGCGGCCTATTTAACGACTAAACGCCATTACTTTTTTAAAACGCTGTTGTTGGGCTCGGTGGTCTCCTTTTCGATTGAAACGATGCAATTCCTGTTTCATACTGGAGTAGCCGATATCGACGATTTGATTTTTAATACTATCGGTACATTAGTAGGATTGATCTTATTTGAAGCCTGTCAATGGATTTTTTATAAAGTAAAAGGAATTAAAAAAAAGAAAAATCAACTCCGTTAA
- a CDS encoding LTA synthase family protein: MTKLKSILNTRLGFFSLAVVLFWAKTYLGYTQEFSLGVTGAMQQFILLINPVATTMLFLSIALYFKKSKKAYTVLFVVYFLLSVLLFANILYYREFSDFLSVTTILGAGNVAGGLGASTTALLKARDIFYWLDFVVLLGLVLTKTVKLDQRLYKKRSAAAITILAVTLFAGNLALAESNRPQLLARTFDRNYIVKYLGLNFFTAYDGYQTAQSNQIKANADESDMDAVLSYVNEHYAAPDSEMFGIAEDRNVIYLHLESFQQFLIDYQLEDENGELHEVTPFLNSIFHDQQTQSFTNIFHQVGQGKTSDSEMLLENSLFGLPQGGAFTQVGGSNTFQSAAQILRSKKDYTSAVLHGNVGSFWNRDNTYKQLGIDYFFDADSYDMSEGNTLEYGLKDKLFLQESVQYIEQLPQPFYSKLITVSNHFPYPLDEANVEFKAAQTPDDTINNYFVTAHYLDQAIEEFFTYLKDSGLYDNSIIVLYGDHYGISNSRNKTLAPLLGEDPETWNGYDNDMLQRIPLMYHIPGTDNGKINEQFGGQVDMLPTLMHLLGVDTKDNIMMGTDLFSADHDETVAFRNGDVVTPKYTLDGADIYDTATGQLIEEPSEEVLAETEALKEAVSTQLSLSDSILHSDLLRFYTPEGLLETDPASYSYQNQLERMKAINEGLGDQATSLYDLNGKQSTVELYETNAPELQTEEDSSILNQPATDGLNETKPVEE, translated from the coding sequence GTGACTAAATTAAAATCTATACTAAATACACGGCTCGGTTTCTTTTCATTGGCAGTCGTTTTATTCTGGGCAAAAACGTATTTAGGGTATACACAAGAATTCTCGCTTGGTGTTACCGGAGCTATGCAGCAATTTATTTTGCTGATCAACCCCGTGGCGACCACCATGCTGTTCCTTTCGATTGCCCTGTACTTTAAAAAAAGCAAGAAAGCTTATACCGTTTTATTCGTGGTTTACTTTCTTTTAAGCGTGTTGCTCTTTGCCAATATCTTATATTACCGAGAATTTTCTGATTTCCTTTCGGTAACCACGATTCTTGGTGCTGGGAATGTTGCTGGCGGTCTTGGAGCCAGCACAACCGCTTTATTAAAAGCACGAGATATTTTTTACTGGCTCGATTTTGTTGTCTTGCTTGGTTTAGTATTGACAAAAACGGTCAAACTTGACCAACGTCTCTATAAAAAACGTTCCGCTGCTGCAATAACCATTTTAGCTGTAACCTTATTTGCAGGTAATTTAGCATTAGCAGAAAGCAATCGCCCGCAACTCTTGGCGCGTACCTTTGACCGGAACTATATCGTCAAATACCTCGGTTTGAACTTTTTCACTGCTTACGACGGTTACCAAACGGCGCAGTCCAATCAAATCAAAGCCAACGCAGATGAGTCGGATATGGATGCTGTTCTCTCTTATGTAAATGAACACTATGCTGCTCCTGATTCAGAAATGTTTGGAATTGCTGAAGACCGTAATGTAATTTATTTGCACTTAGAAAGTTTCCAACAATTTTTGATCGATTATCAATTAGAAGATGAAAATGGCGAATTGCATGAAGTGACGCCTTTCTTAAACAGCATTTTCCATGACCAGCAAACCCAAAGTTTTACGAATATTTTTCATCAAGTAGGACAAGGTAAAACGTCTGATTCTGAAATGTTATTAGAAAACTCATTATTCGGTTTGCCTCAAGGCGGCGCATTTACCCAAGTTGGCGGAAGCAATACTTTCCAATCGGCAGCCCAAATCTTACGTTCTAAAAAAGATTACACAAGTGCTGTCTTACATGGAAATGTTGGCTCATTCTGGAATCGAGACAACACCTATAAACAATTAGGCATCGATTATTTCTTTGATGCTGATTCTTATGATATGTCAGAAGGCAATACCCTTGAATACGGTTTGAAAGATAAATTATTCTTACAAGAATCTGTTCAGTATATCGAACAATTGCCTCAACCTTTCTATTCAAAACTTATTACCGTTTCAAATCATTTCCCTTATCCATTGGATGAAGCGAATGTTGAATTCAAAGCGGCCCAAACGCCAGATGATACCATCAATAATTATTTTGTGACGGCTCATTATTTGGATCAAGCCATTGAAGAGTTCTTCACTTATCTGAAAGATTCTGGTCTCTACGATAATTCTATTATTGTCTTGTACGGGGATCACTATGGTATTTCAAATTCAAGAAACAAAACATTGGCGCCTTTACTTGGCGAAGATCCAGAAACTTGGAACGGCTACGACAACGATATGTTGCAACGGATCCCGTTGATGTACCATATTCCTGGAACAGACAATGGAAAAATCAACGAACAATTCGGCGGCCAAGTTGACATGCTGCCAACATTGATGCATTTGTTGGGTGTCGATACGAAAGACAACATCATGATGGGAACCGATCTCTTCTCAGCTGATCATGATGAAACAGTTGCTTTCCGTAACGGTGATGTTGTAACTCCAAAATACACTCTTGATGGTGCAGACATTTACGACACCGCAACCGGCCAATTGATTGAAGAGCCTTCTGAGGAAGTACTTGCTGAAACAGAAGCTTTAAAAGAAGCTGTTTCTACTCAACTAAGCTTGTCAGACAGTATTTTGCATAGCGACTTATTGCGTTTCTACACGCCTGAAGGCTTATTAGAAACTGACCCTGCTTCTTATAGTTACCAAAACCAATTAGAACGGATGAAAGCTATCAATGAAGGTTTAGGCGATCAAGCAACTAGCTTGTACGATTTAAACGGTAAACAATCAACCGTTGAATTGTACGAAACAAATGCTCCTGAATTGCAAACAGAAGAAGATTCTTCTATCCTAAACCAACCCGCTACTGATGGTTTGAACGAAACAAAACCTGTAGAAGAATAA
- a CDS encoding ISL3 family transposase: protein MPTSNDMRKVLDIQDKNIVFEEDCVEYGQFKGKKCKFIKGRLTYIPQECMKCHTPNEQYTIYCNGTQTSRITLPMSGIHPTYLLLKKQRFMCKECEATFTAKTPLLKENCFISNHVKAQILDKSSMAQSIKDISSQTGVSSATTQRVINEQAKNYKPHYFWLPKHLSFDEFKYANSTMAFEYIDAEKGTIIDILPSRDSRTIKDHFLSRYSLKARKKVETITVDMNAGYVNFIPILFPNAKIIIDRFHIVQLINRSLNRTRITVMNQFHTSNGEDMKKYRRLKRFWKKILKKESELSYTTYTYYALFGLRLESAIVDELLGYNTVLKETYEVYQTILKALEENDYDELVKILEKDYPLISKPMKTSLKTLKKHTKHIKNTVTYKYSNGKIEGINNKIKVLNRVAYGYRNFVNYKNRILLHFNMKPAAIKQNEKTLFIAA from the coding sequence TTGCCTACATCAAATGATATGCGAAAAGTACTAGATATACAAGACAAAAACATTGTTTTTGAAGAGGATTGCGTAGAATACGGTCAATTCAAAGGAAAAAAATGTAAATTTATTAAAGGACGATTGACTTACATTCCGCAGGAATGTATGAAGTGCCATACACCAAACGAGCAGTATACCATCTACTGTAACGGAACACAGACCTCGCGCATTACTTTACCCATGAGTGGTATTCATCCCACCTATTTACTGCTTAAAAAGCAGCGATTCATGTGCAAAGAATGCGAGGCTACATTTACTGCGAAAACGCCTCTATTGAAAGAAAATTGTTTTATTTCAAATCATGTAAAAGCACAAATTTTAGATAAATCGTCTATGGCTCAATCTATAAAAGATATCTCTAGTCAAACGGGAGTTTCTTCAGCAACGACGCAGCGCGTTATTAACGAGCAAGCTAAGAATTACAAACCGCATTACTTCTGGCTTCCTAAACATCTTTCGTTTGACGAGTTTAAGTACGCCAATAGCACAATGGCTTTTGAATACATTGATGCCGAAAAAGGAACGATCATTGATATCTTGCCTTCTCGAGACAGTCGAACAATAAAAGACCATTTCCTTTCACGGTATAGCCTAAAGGCTAGAAAAAAAGTAGAAACCATTACAGTCGATATGAACGCTGGTTACGTCAATTTTATTCCCATTCTTTTTCCAAACGCCAAGATCATTATTGATCGTTTTCATATTGTCCAGCTGATTAATCGTTCACTGAATCGTACAAGGATAACGGTTATGAATCAATTTCATACCTCAAATGGAGAAGATATGAAAAAGTACCGTCGATTAAAACGGTTTTGGAAAAAAATCTTAAAGAAAGAATCTGAACTGTCTTATACAACCTATACTTATTATGCTTTATTTGGTCTACGCTTAGAATCAGCGATCGTCGACGAACTGTTGGGCTACAACACCGTTCTGAAAGAGACTTATGAGGTGTATCAAACGATTCTAAAGGCTCTTGAAGAGAATGACTATGATGAGCTAGTAAAGATTTTAGAAAAAGATTATCCACTTATTTCAAAACCAATGAAGACGAGCCTCAAAACATTGAAAAAACATACGAAGCACATAAAAAATACCGTTACCTATAAGTATTCAAACGGAAAAATTGAAGGAATCAACAATAAGATCAAAGTTCTTAACCGTGTGGCCTACGGCTACCGAAACTTCGTGAACTATAAAAATCGTATTCTTCTGCATTTTAATATGAAACCAGCGGCTATTAAACAGAACGAAAAAACACTTTTCATAGCAGCATAA